Genomic DNA from Schistocerca americana isolate TAMUIC-IGC-003095 chromosome 6, iqSchAmer2.1, whole genome shotgun sequence:
gagAACAGACAGGACAACGACTCACTAAATACTTCCGATGAAAAATCACCTACCAGGAAGAGAGAGAAGCTCAAGATTAAGGTAAGATTTATCTACTTAGTTTATAGGATTCAACTTTCAGGAGAGCAAAGCATCATATAATGCTGGAAAACATTTCAGTGCTGTTTTTTCCATCTGGAGTGAGATAAGATGTATCCTTACCAATTACACTCAACctcttcagttttaaaatttagaaCTCTTTCATATTGGAAGTACTAATTTACATTTAACATAGtgtaattattgatttattttttttaagtaaatttaAATCAAGTAAATTCTAGACTTTTTGTTAATTGTTTCTAATTTACTTACCATTCTTAAGATCTTATTTGtacatgaaagaaagaaagaaagaaagaaagaaaaggggaAAGAACATGGTAAAAGTGTTATCTTTGTTAAACTGCATTGTGAAGAAAATACTAATCACAACAAAAGAGAGAGCAACCACGCATTagaatgatatttcttattttGAGAGACATCACTGACACAtggttgtgttaaaaaaaaaaacatctttactGTGGGGTATGTCAGTCTTGTTTCTAGAATTCTTAGCTCTGAAGGAATagcagaagaaagaaaggaaatactGTTGCCAGGAGTTGGTGCTAATGTATATCATGGTCACCATCTAACTGTAAACAGGATTTTCTGCCATCAGTTTATGTTTACCCAGTTTTAACCAAAATTATTGTATTAACATATTTAGTATGATGACACTTTTTTTTGTAGAGCCATATACTTTTTTGAAGTTTAATATCTTTTTCATAAGTGATCATACTACTTGTCCACAACATAGCAGATTTTTTGCTTAGCATTTTATCACGTAAACAGAAATTCATATGTGGGCAACtgtattatttcaaaatatttttgaataGTTTTAACACTCTGTTTCAGAATGGCTCTTCCATAGACTTATCAAAGGAAAACATTACAGAACCTACCATAATTTCTACGGTAGAAAAAAGTGTTATGTagcgaaaaaaatgaaaatttttatggaaatgccTCTAGTCATTTTAattatacatctctctctctctctctctctctctctctctctctctctaccccccaATGATCAATAAATTCCCACATTAATGCCATAAAATCTTGTAGTATTATGTAATATTTCAGAACACTATTTGTTTATATTAGTTGACTAATTGTGCAAAGTCATTGTTATGTAAGCCAGAAGGACCATATCTTCAGTTCAAAGGCAAGTATGTGGTgtatgtgatttttgaacagtgattGCCTTAGAAGCATTGTGGTTTGTTGTAGTTCATTTGCATAAGTATTGTTTGAATTTTTGTACATAGAATTTGTATATAGTGTAATGTTTGATTTTGCATATGACTACCTTAAAATAACAAAGAATGCTAATTGTGTAAATAAATTTATTACACACTTAAGAAAAAAAACTCTTAAAAACTATTTATCTCGTGCAGAGAAATAGAAATTAGGTAAAATGTCCACGTTAAGTCGTGAAAAGTTGTGCTCTGTACTCTCCCCTATGTATGCTATTAAAGGAGAACAACAAGGGCCATGAGGTGAGGATGGTAGTGAAAGGGATTCAATAGAGGCAAAATTATTGATGCACAGATTACTGCTCTAAGAGGTCAGGAAACAAGTAGTGAAATAAACAGTAGACTGGCCTTATACAGTGACCAGATATTTAATGCATGTAATTAACAATTTGAAGAGATTATTTAAACTGGACATTGAAAAAAATCAACAGCAAATGAGGGACTGCAGAGTGaaggaaaatagaaaaaaaggatgaagaggaattaaaaataaaacagggGGAAGACACTTACGAGATGTTGGGGTGCCCATATGAGAAATGAAACTACTCTTGACATAATTAATGTTGACACAGAGAACTTGTGTTAAACATACATTGAAACAAATAGTTGTATCCCATCAGACAGCTATCAATTCACGTGTGAAAGTGAACATTGTAAAACTATCCAAAAGAATAAATATGAAGACTGTTCATCTTACAGCTCACTATATCTTATTGTAGATTCTTTTATAACACAACCAATAGGGGCTGGGTATTAGCTTCACCACCGCATTCTTTTATACCTCATTTGCTCAAAGGTCATTGTGTGACTTCCACCATTCACCATTTCTTCACCAGCACTGCTGTCACGGATGTTTTCTTTCATATAATTTCTACTTCTATAATTATAACCATTCTGTTCATGTAGTTAATTCTGCATGAACTGCTTTGAACTGAATTTCCTTTGTTTCTACTTTCTGTTTTCTTATGTATCATCTTCATTTTCGGGGTTTTATGTATCTTTTTTGTTCAGTTACTGGACGTTTCTTTTCAGTTGAATTCTCAACTGAATGTTATTATGCTATTATAGTTTTTAACTGTTGAATAATGGTCAGAGAAATTATAGGCACACTGCAGAATGAAAGAAGGAAAATGATGTCATAAATGGTAAAGAATCCGCAAATATATCACTATTGACAGTTGCCACATCCTtcactttgttcatattattttaaaattgtttcttgTAACATTTCAGAACTATTTCAATTTTAATAGGATGTAAAGTACATTAAAGTAGTTAATATTAGTTTTGATTTATCTTATAAATGGAATGTGgtaattttctaattttaataTTGTGTAAAAACAAGATGTATTTTGTAGAAATAGACCGATAATGAGGCATGGTGATACTTTGCTGCATGGTAATGAAAAAACTCATTGTTTTTTGAACAGCACTAATTATGGAAGCCATAAGATTTTATTGTTTATAAATCTTATCTGATAAAAATGCAAATTAAATAGGGCATtagttgttattcttttcttgctcATGCACAGTGGAAAGAGCTTCATATTTGAAGTGCTAGCTTAATTATTTCTTAAACAGTTTCAGAATCTAGAGAAAGATCAGGTCTCGGATTGTACTCTTGATTTTACAGTGATTATTGTGTGACACATAGGAAGCATTTATAAAATGCACAGAGCAAAAGATAACTGAGGACATATAGGTGACATTTAACAACTGTGAATAGTCTTATAAAAATTTATCAGAATATTACATGTCAAACAGAACAATAGATTTCCCCTAAAACACAATTTAGAGGAATTTTTCCTATCTGTTGCTTTTCATCCCCTGATGAAATGATAGTTAGTTTTTCAGCACCAGAAAAGAATTAATTTGCTTTACACCTCACATTTACAGGTGTTCAAATCATCCACTGGCAATACCAAAatacaattttacatttgtttcctcatgtttatcattataaaTTCACTCACTTATTTTCATATTTCACTTTCCTACCATTAAATCAGATGCTCTCTGAAATGAAGTTGTGTACCCCCTCATGTGCTTTTGGCACTGCTCTGATTATTCATTTGTTTTCCAAGATAACATACACTTCTTTATTAGATTGCTTTTTTTCTGGAAATCTGTTTACGAAATGGTCTATAATTTCATTCTGATCCTTATGTTTGTAAAATGTTTGCAGTTCGATTATGTGTGCCCAGTCTGAAACCTATTTTGCTCCAGTATTGCAATCTTATCCACAAGATAATATTCTACAATGCAAtcagcaattcacaattaaattacTGAAATCTCTTGTTCAGTGCCACTTATGCAGTGTATTATTGAATACTGACATTTTAATTGCGGCTTTGCCCTCTTACACATGTCACGTATATTGCATAATTGATGCCTTGTCTTAGGAAACATAACCTCTTttgttataataaataaacaaacactatTTCACAACTTTTTATTACCATCTAACAGTTTCAATCTGCTCTGGAGATCATCTTCAGATTGGGTTCCATAGAGCATAGTTTTTGAACTGTTTACAAACTGCACTTGGTGACACcagacctgaagatgatctgcaGTGCATACTAAAACTGGTAGTCGAAAATAAAAAGTTGTGATCCtttgtgtgtttgtttatttattacatATGTTGTACACATCATTTTTCCCTTCTctcttgtcaccccccccccctccccgcccccccccccccccaaaatatatttctcctccctcctctctgtctgtctgtctcctgtGTCACCCTGTTTTCATTCCCATGTCCACCTCAGTGGGAGATGGTTCTTGCCCCAACAGTAGTTCTTTCCCGACAACAAGCGGTATatgtatcaaatttggttgaaatcagtccagtggcatAGGAGGAAATGTGGTACAGGCACAAACACATCCATTTATAAAATATATCTTGATATATAGATTTAGGCATTAATGACTGTTGAggctttttttaaatcttttgtgaGGTGTTTTTTATTCTGTTTGTTTCATGTTTGGTATtgtggtttctttctttctttttttcatatttAGACTCCAGGTTTCCTGTTTGCGAAGGGCAGCCCTCCAAAAgacaaggaaaaggaagagaaagaaaaagaagatggtacaccagaaaaagaaaagaaagagaaggaaagaaaagagaaagaaaagaaggaaaaagataaaaaagaaaaagataagaaaGATAAAAAAGTGAAAGAAGAGAAAGTGGCAGTTGCACTTACTGATGACACTGCCAAGTCTGGGGCTTCAGGTGGTCCACCCAAGGGTTCCCCTCAGCTTCCAGGGTACACAAGAGAGTATGATTATGTAGAGGAGGAGCCACAGAGTGAGGACCAAAGGCGTTTTGAACCTCAAGGGGGCTTTAGTTATGAGAAGGGTCGACTGGAAGCTACTCCCGAACGTTCCCCCCCATCCTCCTCTGGGCGACGTGCTACTGGCTTAGCTTTCAATTATGCACCTGGTGAGACCACACCTGCAAGTAAAGGGCTACGTACTCCTGGAATTGATTATGTGGCTTCTGCAGGGCTTAAGGAGCAGGCGAAAGGTGCCGGTGCAGCCCCAGTTATTGTGCCCCCGACAACCCAATCATCAAAGTTTATAATTATTGCTGGAGGTAAACCTTCAGTTGTTGCTGGCTGTGAACCTCCCATAGTGAAGGCTGAAGATGGAAAATTGGTTGTAGATAGCGCATGGCCCAGTCCTCTTGCTAAAGCCCAAGTGGTTGCTGGCACAGATGAGAAACCTGCTCCTGTCAGAGATATCTATCCTGGACTGATACTGAAGGATGGAAAGTTGCATTTGCCAAAAGATGTTGATGTCATTGAAGGGTATGAAGTTCTCGAGAACAAAGATGGTAGTGGTGTGACGGTAAATCAGTGTCGCTACTTGGGAACTTATACAGGTCGAGATGGACGGCCTGTGCAGGGAAAGAAGAAACCAGCTTCTGTGGCTGGAGCAGAACTTCTTGTAAGTCGAGATGGGAAACCTTTATTAGCGGCCGATTCAAAGGGCAAAGGTGGCGTTTTTGTTGTAGGACGTAGTGGCAAGATAGATATTCCCCCCGAAGAACCATTTTCTGCAACACTGTCAGGTGCCATGGCTGTGAAAGGTCATGATGGAAATCCACTTCTCGTTTGGGGTCAACTTCCCAATACAACAACAGGGCCTGATGGAACACTTTACATTACAGGGAGACATTCAGGTGACCTAGATGGTGCTCCTGTTATAATGGGCAATGATGGAAAACCACTTCCAATTACAGCAGTGTGTGGAAGTTCCAAACATAATTCACTTATACCTGGTGGCATAGTTTCTGTATCAAAAGGAAAAACTGATGTACACCGTACTGGTTTCTTGGGAGAAGTTGAAGATGATGGTGATCGTGTACGTGGAATTTCTGTCACTGTTGATCGTCATGGGCAACCAGTTGAAGCACCTCCTGTTGCAGTGGCCATCCTGGGGCCTACTGGTAAGACAGCTCTGCTCACTGGAGACCACCAATTAGCTATTGCAGCAGGTAAGGATGGTAAAGGTACTGTTACTTGCAGTGGAGAATTTGAAGGTGCACCTACACTTATCAACAAAGATGGTAAGCCTGTTCTTGTAGATGGATGGCCTGCCATGCTTAAAGCTGATGGAGGATACCAGGCTGAGTTTTCAGATGTCATCGAGGGTGCGAGAATTATTCGCGGGGAGGATGGTCAGCCAAAAACAGTGAAGAGCAAGTATATTGGCACTGTTGTAACTGGAGACAAAGGAAGGATTGAAAAAGTTAAGCTGGTTCTAGACCCTGAGGGACAACCACTTGCAGTTACAGAATCAGACCTGGGAACAGTAGTAAGTGCAGATGGCAAACCAATTGAGAGACTGCAGGTAGTGCCCAGTCCCAAGACTACTCCAGAAAAGAAGACTTCTTCACCTATACCCTCACTGCCCAAGATAACCTTACCTAAGATATCTACTGGGTCACCACGTCTACCTGCAGCTGATGGCAATAAAATTCAGGATACAGAAGCTCTGCTAGCAGCAGAGAGAAGCCATGCAGGCATTTTGGGCATTGCACCAGGGGCAGTAGTTGCCTTACCAGAAAGTCAAGTACTTTTGCTCACTTCCAAAAATGGAAAACCTTTGCTTGCAACTGGAAGTATACCACCTCCAATTGTAGAACAGGATGGTAGGAAAGTTATCCCTGGCAAATTCTCAGGCAGCCTGGATGGTGCTACAGTCATCACTGATAGACAAGGGCAGCCTGTAGCTGCAAGTGGGTGCCGAGCAGATGTAGTGAGAGGACCAGATGGAAAGCCTGCTGTTAGTGCAAAATTTACACATGTTGTGGAAGGAGCCAAAATTACACCAGGGAAAGTTTCACAAAAGCCAGATGTGAGCTACACAAAATATTTAGTTAACTTGACTGGTAGTGGAGGAAAACCCATTGGACCAGCAGAAAGGCCAGAGAATGTAGAGGCTGTCACAGTAATTCTTGGAGCAGATGGAAAGCCACTAGAGGTAACAGAACCAGCACCTGGTGTACTGATTGCAGGTGATAAAAAGCCTGTAATAAATACTGCTTCAGGTGTCAGTGGAGTATTAGCTGCTGGAAAAACATCTCCCTTAGGTGCAAGAGCACTGCCAACTGATCACGTTCTGTGCTTAGTTGCTAAAGATGGTAGTCCTGTAGTTATAACTGGTGACATACCTACACTGGTAACTAACAAGGATGGTAGGAAGGCAATTCCAGGAAAAATGGGTGGGAAGCTTGATGGTGCGACAGTACTGGTGGATAAGAGTGGGCAGCCAGTTACTGCTGTAGGGCAGCCTATTGATGTAATCACTGGTAATGATGGCAAGCTGGTAATTTCTGCACCATTCACTCATGTAGTGGAGGGAGCCAAGATCAGACCAGGTAAAGGAGGAAAATTGGATGCAACTAATACCAAGTACTTGACATCGGTTGTAGGATCTGGAGGCAGGACTCTGAAGCCTGGTGAAAAACTGGAAAACATTGAAACGGTTATGTTGGTTGTTACAGCTGATGGGAAACCAGTAGAAGTTACTGAACCAACTCCAGGAGTTCTGCTGTCTAGTGATGGGAAGCCTGTAGTTAATTCAGCGACATCTTTTGAAAGTGGACGTGCTGGAACCCTAATTCCAAAGTTACAGATAACTGAATTGCCTGTGAATGAAGCACTGTTGGTCATATCCAAAGAAGGTGTTCCTGTAATTGTTACTGGTGATTTGCCAGCACCAGTCATCACTAAAGATGGGAAAAAAACACTTCCAGGTAAGTTTACTGGAAAGCTTGAAGGTGCAGTTGTTAGTGTAAAACCAGATGGACAAACTATGACTCTTAAAGGACTTGAAATAGAACCTATTACTAGCCCAGCAGGAAAGCCAGCAGTTGGTGCCCAGTACACTCATGTAGTAGAAGGAGCTAAGATCATGCCAAAGAAGAGTGGGAAACCAGAAGTGACACTCACTAAATATCTTGTTACACTGGTTGATAAGGAAGGGAAACCAGTCACACTTGGAGCTAAAAATATAGATGTGGAGGAAGCTACTGTTGTTCTTGGAGCTAATGGGAAGCCATTAGAAGTTTCAGAAACACCAACAGGTGAACTTCGTTCAAGTGACGGAAAACCAGTGATGAAACTAACCTCTGATGCAGATGCCGAAGGCATTGTGAGAGCTATTGTGAGTCCAGGTCATCCTGTATCTTTCTTAGCTGCTGATGGAAAGCAAGTGTCTACTGTACCTCTGCGATACGGAGGACTCATTGGTACAACTGATCCAGCTCCATATGTTGATGGAGTTACAGTAGTCGTGGATAAAGAAGGACATCCGGTTGTTCTAACTGGACAGTATCCAGCACCAATAATCAGCAAGGATGGAAAGAAGATCCTTCCACCTGGAAAATTTCCAGGAAGTCTGGATGGTGCCATTGTTCTGGAGGATGAACACTCAAAGCCTCTGATTCCTCGGGGGCTATACACCGAAGTTGTTGCAGGGCCTGATGGTAAGCCACAGAAGGTGGTCCATTATGCACACATCATAGATGGTGCCAGAATTATTATAGGGAAAAATGGTGAGCCTATAGTATCCCGAGAGAAATTTTTGGGCACTTTGGTGGGTAAAGATGGAGAACTGTGGTCGCCAGATAAGTCTCCATCAGACATTAAAGGAGCAGTAGTGGTAGTGGAAAAGGATGGAGAACCAGTTACCGTTGTGGAGAAACTGCCGGGCATTATAGCTGACAAAGATGGACAACCGATCATTTCTGTTGAGAAGCACTTGGGCATAACACCTCATTCAAGGCTTGTGATAAGCCAAGGCAGTCCAGCAACTGGAATTGGCAGTCAGCCATTTATGCTGAGTGCACCATTTACTCAGACTGTAGCTGTAGCTAGTGGTGTTGTTGCCGTTGTAGGAAATGATGGAAAGGTCTCAATTGTTGCAGGACAATTTCCAGCTCCTGTCTCAAAAAGTGGTAAAATGGTACTCCCAGAAGACTTTCCAGGTAAACTGGCAGGAGCTCCTATCCTGGTTGGTCATGATGGTAAACCTGTGATAATGAAGGGACTACAGGCTCAACAAGTTTCTTCGAGTGATGGAAAACCAATGCTCACTGCAGACCACTCACACATTGTAGAAGGAACAACTGTTACTCTAAATAAGGATGGGAAGCCTTTATCTTCACCAGCAAAATTCCTGTTGACTCTTATTGGCAGGGATGGCAAGCCACTGCCACCTGAAAAGACTATGGCCACTGAAGTCAATGGGCTAACCATTGTGCTGGGATCTGATGGCCAACCACTTCCTGTTACGGAGATAGTTGCTGGAACTGTTGTAAGCAAAGATGGTAAGCCAATAGTTACTACAAGACATCCAAGCATGGTGACGAGTGTTGAATACAAAATACCAGCTGTTAAACCAGTGACAACAGTTAGTAGTGCTGACAGCACAGTAACCACTTTGGTAACACCTCAGCCTATACATATAATTGAAGGAGTAATAGCAGTTGTTAGGAAGGATGGAAAGCCAGTGATTCTTACTGGTCAGTACCCAGCACCCATAACAGACAAAAGTGGGAAAAAAGTTTTGCCTCCAAAATTTCCAGGAAATTTGGAAGGAGCTGTTGTTCTGGTTGACAAAGACTCAAAACCTACAATCCTGAAAGGAACAGAGATAGctcaaacaacaggcagtgatggGAAGCCCTTGGCAGTTGCTGATTATACACAGGTCATAGAAGCAGCAAGAGTTAGTCTCGGAAAGGATGGGAAACCTATAGTGACAGCTGATAAATTTGTAGGCTCACTTATGACAAGAGATGGTAAACCTCTACCTCCTGGGAGATCACCGTTGGAAGCTGAAGGTGTTACTGTTGTCTTAGGGAAGGATGGACAGCCAATGGCAGTGGAAGAAACTCCTATAGGTGTAGTGAGTGCACAGGATCGACAGCCGTTACTGTCTGTGCAAAAATTCTTGGAAAGTGTCCCAGGTTCTTCAGTCTCATACTCACCACCTCCAGGTCACACATCTTCAGGCACTGTGCAAACAACTAGGGTAGTGATGGGTTCTCCTTTAGGAGGAGGACCACCAGTTGTTACAACTCATACAATAAATGTTGTAGAAGGGGTTATGGCAGCTGTAAAAaaagatggaaaaccagttattTTAGTTGGTCAGTTTCCAGCTCCAGTGTCTGGTAAGGATGGGAAGAAAATACTACCAACAAACTTTCCTGGTGGTCTCGAAGGAGCAACTGTCTTGGTTGGGAAAGACAGTCAGCCAATATTACTAAAGGGACAATATGCTGCAGCTACGGCTGGTAACGATGGCAAATCTGTAACAGTTGCTGATTACACACAGGTTGTGGAAGGGGCTAGAGTTAGCCTTGACAAAGAGAATAAACCTTTAGTTACTAACACTAAATTCCTTGGATCATTTGTTGGGAGTGATGGCAAACCACTTCCACCTGGTCGTTCTCTTGTTGATTCTCAAGGTGCGATGGTAGTTTTGGGGCAGGATGGTCAGCCGTTGCCAGTGAGAGTATCTTCATTTGGATCTGTTACTAGTGAAAGTGGGGAACCTATCTTATCAGTTCAAAAGTTCTTGGAATCAGTTCCTGGAGCTACTGTGGCTTTCGAGCAAGCTGGTCCAACAACTTCGACAACTGTAGAGACTACTTCTGTTATTCTTGGGCCTGATGGCAGGCCTGTACAGCTTGGGTCCCCCCATACCACATCCCGCACCATAGGAATTGTTGATGGTATCATGGCTGTAGTTAGAAAAGATGGTAAACCGGTGATATTAACAGGAAGATTTCCAGCTCCTGTGCCTGGTAAAGATGGAAAAAAGGTACTTCCACCTAAATTTCCAGCAAATTTGGAAGGAGCTACAGTTCTCACAGACAGGCATGGCAAGCCCCTTACACTGAAGGGTCTATATGCTGCAAAGACTTCAGACAATGATGGAAAACCGCTGGCTGTGGCCGACTACTCTGAAGTTATTGAAGGTGTGAAACTTGTTATGGATGAAGATAATAAAGTGACAGCAAGCCCTGATAAGTTCCTTGCCACATTAGTCACGAGAGATGGAAAGACGTGGTCACCTGGGCGCTATCCTGGAGACATGGAAAGTGTTACAGTAGTTCTTGGGCAGGATGGCCAACCATTGTCGATAACAGATATTGGTGGAACAATACTGGGTAAGGATGGCGTTCCAGTCTTGTCTGTTCAAAAGTTTGCTGAGACTGTTCCTGGTTCTACAGTGTCATTCATGCAGAAAGGTGGTGCACCTTCAACTGGTACAGTGCAAACATCGTCAGTTGTTCTTGGTCCTGACGGGAAGCCCGTTGCAAGCGTAACAGGCAAAGATTCGATGGAGTCATTTACCAGTCACACTATCAGCACTGTGGAAGGAGTGATGGCAGTTGTGAAAAAAGATGGTAAACCAGCAATTCTTACAGGGCAATATCCAGCCCCTGTGATAGCAAAAGATGGAAGGAGAATTTTACCTGCCAAGTTTCCAAGTAGTTTAGAAGGTGCAACTGTTCTCACAAGTAAGGAAGGGAAGCCACTAATTCTGAAAGGTGTGTATGCTGCACAAACTGAGGACCCTAGCGGAAAGCCCCTGTATGTGGCAGATTATTCTCAAGTTGTTGATGGGGCAAAAGTTAGCTTAGGAAAGGACGGAAAAGTGACTGTTATGAATGAAAAGTTCTTAGCTAAACTTTTTGGGAGCGACGGACAGCCATTATCACCTTCAGCTGTCAGTCCAGGAAGTGTACAGTCAGTTTCAGTAATTTTGGGCAAGGATGGTCAGCCATTAGCGGTAACAGAGAAGCCATCAGGTGATGTGGTAGGAAGTGACGGAACATCGGTTATTACAATGCAAAGGTTCACAGAATCAGTTACAACATCAACTGTTAAAACAGCATCATCAGTTGGTGGAGTTGTCAGAACAGAGACAATAGCTATCATGGAAGGCGTAACGGCACTGCTGGCAAGAAATGGACAACCTTTAATCATAACAGGACAATACCCAGCTCCAGTTGTAGGTGCAGATGGGCGGACTATCATACCGGGGCAGTTTTCAGGATTATTAGATGGTGCCACAGTTTTGACAGGAACGGATGGCCGACCACTAGTTCTCAAGGGAGTACCTGCGGAGGCAACAAAGTCTCGCAGTGGTGAACCTGCTTTGTCCGTTGACTATACACATGTATTAGAAGGAGCAAAACTTTCAGTGGGTC
This window encodes:
- the LOC124619344 gene encoding mesocentin-like isoform X3, with the translated sequence MPEETKAAEKGEQQPAVKQSSGGGKTVLARVTLLDGSLLELNVERRAKGQDVLDKVCEHLNLLEKDYFALTYEDRHDPRNWLELDKRVTKFIKNEPWKFNFEVKFYPPDPAQLQEDITRYQLCLQIRNDILEGKLPCSFVTHALLGSYLVQSELGDYDPDEHGRNYLKDFRFAPNQTAELEEKVMDLHRTHKGQTPAEAELHYLENAKKLAMYGVDLHPAKDSEGVDIMLGVCASGLLVYRDRLRINRFAWPKILKISYKRHNFYIKIRPGEFEQYESTIGFKLANHRAAKKLWKVSVEHHTFFRLMTPEPTQKSGLFPRFGSKFRYSGRTHYETKKALIERPAPRFERSLSGRALTSRSMDALSGPGRLQAENASDANKRHTMSHPPDHFPDMEPARPVKELKEKEEKIKDKLERKSSTGTTSASSSSSMEGEYEAASGRADDSQDDKPKKPVGGVAVLPPGALGFGKKQKKKDKDGSDKEKGAAEAEDEEKENRQDNDSLNTSDEKSPTRKREKLKIKTPGFLFAKGSPPKDKEKEEKEKEDGTPEKEKKEKERKEKEKKEKDKKEKDKKDKKVKEEKVAVALTDDTAKSGASGGPPKGSPQLPGYTREYDYVEEEPQSEDQRRFEPQGGFSYEKGRLEATPERSPPSSSGRRATGLAFNYAPGETTPASKGLRTPGIDYVASAGLKEQAKGAGAAPVIVPPTTQSSKFIIIAGGKPSVVAGCEPPIVKAEDGKLVVDSAWPSPLAKAQVVAGTDEKPAPVRDIYPGLILKDGKLHLPKDVDVIEGYEVLENKDGSGVTVNQCRYLGTYTGRDGRPVQGKKKPASVAGAELLVSRDGKPLLAADSKGKGGVFVVGRSGKIDIPPEEPFSATLSGAMAVKGHDGNPLLVWGQLPNTTTGPDGTLYITGRHSGDLDGAPVIMGNDGKPLPITAVCGSSKHNSLIPGGIVSVSKGKTDVHRTGFLGEVEDDGDRVRGISVTVDRHGQPVEAPPVAVAILGPTGKTALLTGDHQLAIAAGKDGKGTVTCSGEFEGAPTLINKDGKPVLVDGWPAMLKADGGYQAEFSDVIEGARIIRGEDGQPKTVKSKYIGTVVTGDKGRIEKVKLVLDPEGQPLAVTESDLGTVVSADGKPIERLQVVPSPKTTPEKKTSSPIPSLPKITLPKISTGSPRLPAADGNKIQDTEALLAAERSHAGILGIAPGAVVALPESQVLLLTSKNGKPLLATGSIPPPIVEQDGRKVIPGKFSGSLDGATVITDRQGQPVAASGCRADVVRGPDGKPAVSAKFTHVVEGAKITPGKVSQKPDVSYTKYLVNLTGSGGKPIGPAERPENVEAVTVILGADGKPLEVTEPAPGVLIAGDKKPVINTASGVSGVLAAGKTSPLGARALPTDHVLCLVAKDGSPVVITGDIPTLVTNKDGRKAIPGKMGGKLDGATVLVDKSGQPVTAVGQPIDVITGNDGKLVISAPFTHVVEGAKIRPGKGGKLDATNTKYLTSVVGSGGRTLKPGEKLENIETVMLVVTADGKPVEVTEPTPGVLLSSDGKPVVNSATSFESGRAGTLIPKLQITELPVNEALLVISKEGVPVIVTGDLPAPVITKDGKKTLPGKFTGKLEGAVVSVKPDGQTMTLKGLEIEPITSPAGKPAVGAQYTHVVEGAKIMPKKSGKPEVTLTKYLVTLVDKEGKPVTLGAKNIDVEEATVVLGANGKPLEVSETPTGELRSSDGKPVMKLTSDADAEGIVRAIVSPGHPVSFLAADGKQVSTVPLRYGGLIGTTDPAPYVDGVTVVVDKEGHPVVLTGQYPAPIISKDGKKILPPGKFPGSLDGAIVLEDEHSKPLIPRGLYTEVVAGPDGKPQKVVHYAHIIDGARIIIGKNGEPIVSREKFLGTLVGKDGELWSPDKSPSDIKGAVVVVEKDGEPVTVVEKLPGIIADKDGQPIISVEKHLGITPHSRLVISQGSPATGIGSQPFMLSAPFTQTVAVASGVVAVVGNDGKVSIVAGQFPAPVSKSGKMVLPEDFPGKLAGAPILVGHDGKPVIMKGLQAQQVSSSDGKPMLTADHSHIVEGTTVTLNKDGKPLSSPAKFLLTLIGRDGKPLPPEKTMATEVNGLTIVLGSDGQPLPVTEIVAGTVVSKDGKPIVTTRHPSMVTSVEYKIPAVKPVTTVSSADSTVTTLVTPQPIHIIEGVIAVVRKDGKPVILTGQYPAPITDKSGKKVLPPKFPGNLEGAVVLVDKDSKPTILKGTEIAQTTGSDGKPLAVADYTQVIEAARVSLGKDGKPIVTADKFVGSLMTRDGKPLPPGRSPLEAEGVTVVLGKDGQPMAVEETPIGVVSAQDRQPLLSVQKFLESVPGSSVSYSPPPGHTSSGTVQTTRVVMGSPLGGGPPVVTTHTINVVEGVMAAVKKDGKPVILVGQFPAPVSGKDGKKILPTNFPGGLEGATVLVGKDSQPILLKGQYAAATAGNDGKSVTVADYTQVVEGARVSLDKENKPLVTNTKFLGSFVGSDGKPLPPGRSLVDSQGAMVVLGQDGQPLPVRVSSFGSVTSESGEPILSVQKFLESVPGATVAFEQAGPTTSTTVETTSVILGPDGRPVQLGSPHTTSRTIGIVDGIMAVVRKDGKPVILTGRFPAPVPGKDGKKVLPPKFPANLEGATVLTDRHGKPLTLKGLYAAKTSDNDGKPLAVADYSEVIEGVKLVMDEDNKVTASPDKFLATLVTRDGKTWSPGRYPGDMESVTVVLGQDGQPLSITDIGGTILGKDGVPVLSVQKFAETVPGSTVSFMQKGGAPSTGTVQTSSVVLGPDGKPVASVTGKDSMESFTSHTISTVEGVMAVVKKDGKPAILTGQYPAPVIAKDGRRILPAKFPSSLEGATVLTSKEGKPLILKGVYAAQTEDPSGKPLYVADYSQVVDGAKVSLGKDGKVTVMNEKFLAKLFGSDGQPLSPSAVSPGSVQSVSVILGKDGQPLAVTEKPSGDVVGSDGTSVITMQRFTESVTTSTVKTASSVGGVVRTETIAIMEGVTALLARNGQPLIITGQYPAPVVGADGRTIIPGQFSGLLDGATVLTGTDGRPLVLKGVPAEATKSRSGEPALSVDYTHVLEGAKLSVGRDGKPSVVPKRYLAKLLGPGGEKVPSGSLPSQVTGVVVVLGEDGEPVAVSGLERGRVRAEGNDLKVFRRGSDGELSDEEDSGDELAAYAEDTILGPKVVKTTTKRTVVKDSGGLRRNVEEKVEDLGAGTVSLTTHEDEAEVGSDDGRSPHVTATAVTTRTATTHEDKETNAKTSQVEEKTVAHTTTTSGARQEQRTVTQEMRATSTVVTTDQQPIVPTESKVYSQPGSPSTTSVTSTTKVPVVATETRKVTVEEGPYSASGEIVSSQTISSKTRTVETITYKTEKDGVVETRVEQKITIQSDGDPIDHDRALAEAIQEATAMNPDMTVEKIEIQQQQQQQQGAPGP